A genomic window from Microbacterium sp. ET2 includes:
- a CDS encoding sensor histidine kinase, translated as MNTAQDVRRREVIAQYGVVGEPPEPDLEGLVELAATISGVPTAVINIIDDRHQHQIAAVGISPAVCAREDSMCAVVFEGSQRVVVRDARRDERFAANPFVTGDIARIRFYASSPLVTPGGVPIGTLCVFDDDPGLLTDEQGHALDVLAHQVVDVLELRRLARELKRSNEALEGFARQVSHDLRNPLTAISGFLELAVDSPELADAPVAARAIERAEAAAHRMSGMLDDLLAFARVGGVPPTTVGVDVADLLGEIQDDLHSALSQSGARIDVTASTDIEGDRTMLRVLVENLVANAVKFASAAGGRPHVDVRVEQTSSGVRLIVDDDGPGIPVEERERVFGLMERGRNAPAPGLGIGLATCRRIAEAHGGQIGISDSPLGGARVWVTLPGSRRSEPVPA; from the coding sequence GTGAACACAGCACAGGACGTGAGGCGCCGCGAGGTGATCGCTCAGTACGGTGTCGTCGGTGAGCCCCCCGAGCCCGACCTCGAGGGTCTGGTGGAGCTGGCCGCAACCATCTCGGGCGTGCCGACCGCGGTGATCAACATCATCGACGACCGGCACCAGCATCAGATCGCCGCCGTGGGGATCTCTCCCGCCGTCTGCGCCCGGGAGGACTCGATGTGCGCGGTCGTCTTCGAGGGCTCTCAGCGGGTGGTCGTCCGCGACGCCCGGCGCGATGAGCGGTTCGCTGCGAATCCCTTCGTCACCGGTGACATCGCACGCATCAGGTTCTACGCCTCGAGCCCGCTGGTGACGCCGGGGGGAGTTCCGATCGGCACGCTGTGCGTCTTCGACGACGACCCGGGCCTGCTCACCGACGAACAGGGTCACGCGCTCGACGTCCTCGCCCATCAGGTGGTCGACGTGCTGGAGCTGCGCAGACTCGCACGTGAGCTCAAGCGATCCAACGAGGCGCTCGAGGGTTTCGCCCGCCAGGTCAGCCACGACCTGCGCAACCCCCTCACCGCGATCAGCGGCTTCCTCGAACTCGCCGTCGACAGCCCCGAGCTCGCCGACGCACCGGTCGCGGCCCGCGCGATCGAGAGGGCGGAGGCCGCGGCGCACCGCATGTCGGGCATGCTGGACGACCTGCTCGCCTTCGCGCGCGTGGGTGGTGTGCCCCCCACGACGGTGGGGGTCGATGTCGCCGATCTCCTCGGGGAGATCCAGGATGATCTGCACTCCGCCCTCAGCCAGAGCGGAGCCCGCATCGATGTCACCGCTTCGACGGACATCGAAGGAGACCGCACGATGCTCCGCGTCCTGGTGGAGAATCTCGTCGCCAACGCCGTGAAGTTCGCAAGCGCAGCCGGCGGGAGGCCCCACGTCGACGTCCGCGTCGAGCAGACGTCGTCCGGCGTCCGGCTGATCGTCGACGACGACGGTCCCGGCATCCCGGTGGAGGAACGGGAACGGGTCTTCGGGCTGATGGAGCGAGGTCGAAACGCCCCGGCGCCCGGCCTGGGGATCGGCCTGGCCACCTGCCGGCGCATCGCCGAGGCGCACGGCGGTCAGATCGGCATCAGCGATTCCCCGCTCGGTGGCGCCCGGGTCTGGGTGACCCTCCCCGGATCTCGCCGATCCGAGCCCGTCCCCGCCTGA
- a CDS encoding NUDIX hydrolase, which produces MAAVNPPEHPRPVDRARQVLAGVLAEARERLPHDGEDPSVPVAGTVVLLRDGERGPEVLLLERPDRGSFAGAWVFPGGKREDADAAEDGSEEGAARRAAVRETFEEAGLVVDLDSLWALSCWDPPPGLPLRIRTWFFVARAGDGSLALSADEAVDARWLRPEDVLERHAGGEVTLYPPTWVTLHTLAGKRDVDALVAMLRRKGFRRYETIARQGPAGPLLLWQEDAEYRLDGGESDRAADPARHRLEIGELPWIYTAPDPASG; this is translated from the coding sequence GTGGCTGCCGTCAACCCGCCCGAACATCCTCGGCCGGTCGACCGCGCCCGGCAGGTGCTCGCCGGAGTGCTCGCGGAGGCGCGTGAGCGCCTGCCGCACGACGGTGAGGATCCCTCGGTCCCGGTCGCCGGGACGGTCGTGCTGCTGCGCGACGGCGAGCGAGGACCGGAGGTGCTTCTGCTGGAGCGGCCCGACCGCGGCTCGTTCGCCGGTGCCTGGGTCTTTCCCGGCGGCAAGCGCGAGGACGCGGATGCTGCGGAGGACGGGTCGGAGGAGGGGGCGGCGCGCCGCGCGGCGGTGCGTGAGACGTTCGAGGAGGCCGGGCTCGTCGTCGACCTTGACAGCCTCTGGGCGCTGTCGTGCTGGGATCCACCCCCGGGCCTGCCGCTGCGGATCCGCACGTGGTTCTTCGTCGCCCGTGCGGGGGACGGGTCGCTCGCGCTCTCGGCCGACGAGGCCGTGGACGCGCGCTGGCTGAGACCCGAAGACGTGCTCGAGCGGCACGCCGGGGGCGAGGTCACCCTGTACCCGCCGACGTGGGTCACTCTCCACACCCTGGCCGGAAAGCGCGACGTCGACGCGCTCGTCGCGATGCTGCGACGCAAGGGCTTCCGACGCTACGAGACGATCGCGCGCCAGGGCCCCGCGGGCCCGCTGCTGCTCTGGCAGGAGGATGCGGAGTATCGGCTCGATGGGGGTGAGAGCGACCGCGCCGCCGATCCGGCCCGCCACCGGTTGGAGATCGGCGAGCTCCCCTGGATCTACACCGCCCCCGATCCCGCCTCCGGGTAG
- a CDS encoding SDR family oxidoreductase — MARFLLIAASSGIGQATAKTLRESGHEVITTARGDDSISPDHVVDATDFAAVDEVFAAAGELDGVACFAGSLLLKPAHLTTADEYDEVIAASLTTAFATVRGAGKHLKRGGSVVLVSSAAALHGTANHEAIAAAKSGVIGLALSAAATYAPRNLRVNAVAPGLTETSLTASLTETDGARKVSEAMHALGRLGKPEDVARAVAFLLDPANDWITGQVLAVDGGLARVRPRMKV; from the coding sequence ATGGCGCGCTTCCTCCTCATCGCCGCATCCAGCGGCATCGGCCAGGCCACCGCGAAGACCCTCCGCGAGAGCGGGCACGAGGTCATCACGACCGCCCGCGGTGATGACTCCATCTCTCCCGACCACGTCGTGGACGCCACCGACTTCGCTGCCGTCGACGAGGTGTTCGCCGCAGCGGGGGAGCTCGACGGAGTCGCCTGCTTCGCCGGGTCGCTGCTGCTCAAGCCGGCGCATCTGACGACGGCCGACGAGTACGACGAGGTCATCGCCGCGTCTCTCACGACCGCGTTCGCGACCGTGCGGGGAGCCGGCAAGCACCTCAAGCGCGGGGGATCGGTCGTGCTCGTGTCATCCGCGGCGGCTCTGCACGGCACGGCCAATCACGAGGCCATCGCCGCCGCGAAGTCGGGGGTGATCGGCCTGGCCCTGTCAGCCGCCGCGACCTACGCGCCGCGCAACCTGCGGGTGAATGCGGTCGCCCCGGGACTGACCGAGACGTCGCTGACCGCATCGCTGACCGAGACCGACGGGGCGCGCAAGGTGTCGGAGGCGATGCACGCCCTCGGGCGCCTGGGGAAGCCCGAGGATGTCGCACGGGCAGTGGCCTTCCTCCTCGACCCCGCGAACGACTGGATCACCGGGCAGGTGCTGGCCGTCGACGGGGGCCTGGCGCGGGTGCGCCCGCGCATGAAGGTCTGA
- the metX gene encoding homoserine O-acetyltransferase MetX produces the protein MDWQTSEDTVPSAPVTEADARLLLGRPPVTGAWRDGDPAGARQFAAFGAFRTEGGRELPGIRIAFETWGELDPARDNAVLILHALTGDSHVTGEAGPGHPTDGWWNDIVGPGKPVDTDRWFVVAPNMLGGCQGSTGPASVAPDGYEWASRFPYLTVRDQVAAQVRLADALGIDSWAAAIGGSMGGMHALEWAVSHPDRVERMAVLSAPPVTTADQVALNSVQLEAIRIDPRFQGGEYYDAGDGDGPHRGLALARRMALLNYRSPTELNQRFQRSWQSGVSPLGHGGRFAVESYLDFHGNKFTRRFDANSYLTLVEAMNSHDIGRDRGGVESALERVTARALVLGIDSDRLFPVDGQHRIARGLRHHIDGDRAVELVSDFGHDGFLIETDAVGIHLRRLLSA, from the coding sequence ATGGACTGGCAGACCTCCGAGGACACGGTGCCGAGCGCGCCGGTGACGGAGGCCGATGCCCGTCTGCTTCTCGGCCGCCCACCCGTGACCGGCGCCTGGCGTGACGGCGACCCCGCGGGGGCGCGCCAGTTCGCCGCCTTCGGCGCGTTCCGCACCGAGGGCGGCCGCGAGCTTCCCGGCATCCGTATCGCATTCGAGACCTGGGGCGAGCTCGATCCGGCCCGCGACAACGCGGTGCTCATCCTCCACGCCCTCACCGGCGACAGCCATGTCACCGGTGAGGCGGGCCCCGGACACCCGACCGACGGGTGGTGGAACGACATCGTCGGTCCCGGAAAGCCCGTCGACACCGACCGCTGGTTCGTGGTCGCGCCGAACATGCTGGGCGGATGTCAGGGCTCGACCGGCCCCGCAAGCGTCGCGCCCGACGGCTACGAGTGGGCTTCGCGTTTCCCGTACCTCACGGTCCGCGATCAGGTCGCCGCCCAGGTGCGCCTCGCCGATGCCCTCGGCATCGACAGCTGGGCCGCGGCGATCGGCGGGTCGATGGGCGGCATGCACGCGCTGGAGTGGGCCGTCTCGCACCCCGACCGGGTGGAGCGGATGGCGGTGCTGTCGGCTCCACCGGTGACGACCGCCGACCAGGTGGCCCTGAACTCGGTGCAGCTCGAGGCGATACGGATCGATCCCCGCTTCCAGGGCGGGGAGTACTACGACGCCGGGGACGGAGACGGTCCGCACCGGGGGCTCGCGCTCGCCCGGCGCATGGCGCTTCTGAACTACCGCTCGCCCACCGAGCTGAACCAGCGGTTCCAGCGGTCGTGGCAGTCCGGCGTGAGCCCGCTCGGGCACGGCGGACGCTTCGCGGTGGAGAGCTACCTCGACTTCCACGGCAACAAGTTCACGCGCCGCTTCGACGCCAACAGCTATCTCACCCTCGTCGAGGCGATGAACTCGCACGACATCGGCCGCGACCGCGGCGGCGTCGAGAGCGCGCTGGAGCGCGTCACCGCCCGGGCCCTGGTGCTCGGCATCGACAGCGACCGCCTCTTCCCGGTGGATGGACAGCACCGCATCGCGCGGGGGCTCCGGCACCACATCGACGGTGATCGCGCGGTCGAGCTCGTCAGCGATTTCGGCCACGACGGGTTCCTCATCGAGACCGACGCCGTCGGGATCCACCTCCGGCGGCTCCTCTCGGCCTGA